The Takifugu rubripes chromosome 3, fTakRub1.2, whole genome shotgun sequence genome contains a region encoding:
- the LOC101065962 gene encoding glucose-induced degradation protein 8-A homolog: MSYSEKPEDVTREEWMDKVNNVHIQRADMNRLIMNYLVTEGFKEAAEKFRVESGIEPSVDLDSLDERIKIREMILKGQIQDAIALINSLHPELLDTNRYLYFHLQQQHLIELIRLRETEAALEFAQSQLAEQGEESRECLTEMERTLALLAFDNPEESPFGDLLNMMQRQKVWSEVNQCVLDYENRESTPKLAKLLKLLLWVQNELDQKKVKYPKMTDLSKGTIDEPK, from the exons ATGAGTTATTCCGAGAAACCGGAGGACGTGACGAGAGAAGAATGGATGGACAAAGTCAACAATGTGCACATTCAGCGAGCTGATATGAACCGACTCATCATGAATTACCTCGTCACAG AGGGCTTcaaagaggcagcagagaaaTTCAGGGTAGAGTCCGGAATCGAGCCTAGTGTGGACTTGGATTCCCTGGATGAAAGAATTAAGATCCGAGAGATGATCTTGAAAGGCCAGATTCAGGATGCCATTGCCCTGATCAACAGTCTGCACCCAGAACTGTTGGATACAAACCGCTACCTCTATTTCCACCTGCAG cagcagcatctcattGAGCTGATTCGCTTGAGGGAGACAGAAGCTGCCCTTGAATTTGCACAGTCTCAGTTAGCAGAGCAAGGCGAGGAGAGCCGAGAATGTCTGACTGAAATGGAGAGGACCCTGGCCCTGCTGGCGTTTGACAATCCTGAAGAGTCGCCTTTCGGGGATCTGCTCAATATGATGCAGAGACAAAAG GTGTGGAGTGAAGTGAATCAGTGTGTACTAGACTATGAAAACAGAGAATCTACGCCTAAGCTGGCCAAACTCCTTAAACTGCTTCTGTGGGTTCAAAATGAACTGGACCAAAAGAAAGTGAAGTATCCCAAGATGacagacctcagcaaaggaacTATTGATGAGCCAAAATAA